A stretch of DNA from Gambusia affinis linkage group LG24, SWU_Gaff_1.0, whole genome shotgun sequence:
TGGATAGAAGAAAGGGATTCTGCCACACTAATGAACCTCaaacaaattggaaaaaattcagttttgaatGTTACATAAGACAAATAAGAGAAggattttaatacagaaatgctATATGCTGAGCATCTCCACACGGGTAATCCACAAATGCTGAAGGATCTGGCTCTATCCAAAGACTTTTAAAGGAAAGTTGAGTTCTGCTATGTTTTATCAAATCCAAAATCAGCACAGTGGTTTACCAGGAGAGATCAGGGCACTTCATGCGTCTCTAAGTTGGTTTTAATTTCAAGTAGGACTTGGCACCACCTGAACTCACTTGACGTAAAACCCAGTGGAGATTCTGTGGAGTTCTGTCAAGACGAGAATGAGACAACAATGCAGATGAGTTAATGGTCATTATCAAATCAATCTTAACTTCCTTAACTCATGCAAAAGGACCCCCAATCACAGATTGAAGTCTAACTTAGCCGTACGCTAACATTTCTGAATTACAAAttctttttattggttttatgtaacatttcTGCAACCTAAATTTTGGGTTTTAAGCCATAAGCAAAATGAACAACAATAGATGTATATTTTTTGGgtaatttcactttctgaacttACTGAAGTAAGCTGTAGTATCTGCAGAACCTTCTCAGTTCAAAATTCGTTgatctttttacaaaaatgcaaatgtaaagGAAGTCTCATTACGAACaccttgggggaaaaaaacttttattattattatttaatgcaaaattagGAGGAGCTGTGTTTAAATGGAGGTGGAGGCCTGTGTTTGTTTATCTGTGTGAGTTCCTTGTGTGTTGGCTTGATTTTTGGACCTCATCCCACATCACCACTGGTTCCCAACGCCTTTTGAAATCAGGAATACAAACTGGAATCTCATCTTAGTACACACTGAAGGAGACGTATTCGCCTGGTTAATGTACAGCGCATTACACCGTGTATTTAATGACCCCCCCATCAGACTTGCATTAGACCGAATGTGCTTTGAATCCCGTCTTGTTTGTTCATGGTGCCATTGCTGCTTAAGCCGACAGCTCACAAGGACAGCAGTGCCTAGAAAGCGGAGCATGAAGGGGTTTCCTTGCCTTGCTGCAGTACTTTTATTTCCCGGGTTCTTGTGCTGTCCATGAAGTATCCCTTTCCCCATGTGTCCTTTTGTGCCATGATGACATATCAGTAATATTCCCACATAATTTGACTGGTGTTTAAAGCAGAGGGAGTTCGTGTCGGCTTCCCTGCTGGTTGCCTTCGCTGAAGGACTTCTTCAACATGCTTCTCATTTGTCTGAGTCGGCATATCTTAAACCACCGTGACGGGACGTTTGCTAGAGTTCAGTTTGTAAGCTATTAATGTGGTAAAGTGTGAAGTAAATGCAAAGAAGGTTGAAGTCAATGTTTCCTCTTGCATATAAACTGAAAATCCCAATATACATGTTCAAACCTGACCTCAACCTCGTCTGAGTCCTTATTTTTTCGCATTTCTTGGGAGTTTGGTGTTGGCTGGAAATACAGGCGTACTCCGCCCTCTAGTGGTCACATTTTACTCTACAACCTGTGGATGAGATGGCTTATTATTGTAATCCAGCTACGCAGTCCTGAAAGTTGAATTTAATATGATGTGATAAAGTTGCATGATGTGTGGAGTTcaacagcaataaaatgtggtagaaaatatccaatttttattttattttttgcattaacaGAGGGGCTAATTGTAGTACTCGGTTTCCTTCAGTATAAATGTCATGAAtatattagttttaattaattgtgGCTCAACAACACTTGGAATTTTTTCTGCTATATATCTGTTTTTAACTATTAGATTCTGTCTCATTACCAACAGTCTGTCGACAGTCTGTTGCTGTAGTAATTATattcttttctgtaaaatagaTATGAAAGCACCCTTAAAAAACCCAGTTTTCTGTAAGATACTTTATTTTTcccaaagcaaaattaaatattatattatccAAATATCCAGTAACATGCTGGATGACACCATGCTTATCCACCTCAATTGCTTTTGCCGCTCCTCTTTGAGTCTGCGTCTGAGTTATATGATTAGAGAGTTCAGAGTCCCAACAAAGGTTGGAGAATGTAGTAAGTATACAATCCTGTGAAAGATTAACCTCTTTCCCGAAAGAACAAACCATTCAGAAAGTCAGCTACTTTATAATCAACAAAACTATGTAAAttgctttattgttttacagaaaGCTTGGATTTTCTTTCTGCGATGTACTcgatttaaaataaacagggcacaaaaaagacaaaactaaacatACTAAAGCTAATTCCAGTGCATTTATTACACTTCAACATCTTTTAAACTGATACATGAACAGAAAATCCTAATGCACActgtatctttattttattcacatttaaagttaatagacagattttttttgtaaacagttACCTGAACCCTCTTTTTTCCAGGTTTTAAGTCCAGGGTAATTTGTTCCCGCTgagaattttacaaaatgtacacTGCAGACAAAAACGTCCAACATCTCCCTGCAGCTCCTTATGCACCTAAATACCTCACTGTGACAAAACGATTTCGATTCAAGACGTGTTTTCTACATGAGACAAGTGATTTAATCGTGTTCGACACCAGTCCTGCATGAAGTCCATTAAggtgaaaaggtaaaaaaaagaaacgaaaGCTGGTCATCGCTCCAGTGTTCCCATCAGAGGCTCCATGGCTGCCAGGAAGCAGGCTTCAAACTCCTGATCCGAGAAGCGTGCCACCGACTGGCGTGCGTTGCGTCTGATCTGCAGGCGGCTGTCAGGTGGCAGAGCCAGGATCTTGTCTATGGCTTCTGCGTAACTGTCCTCATCTTCTGCCAGGAATCCGGTTTGACCTCCGTCAAAAGGTCTGACGATGTCCAGCTTCGGACCCCCCGACTTGTGAGCCAGGATGACCTTTCCTGCTGCCATGCACTCCACAACACCTAGAAGAGAAACCGGTAAGCGCACGTTTACAAGAGGGTTCCTACAGGCTGCACCCACTcatatttaagaattttttttaacaacacgAACAGAATTTAAGATATGtatcacaacaacaacaaaaattgtagataaataaattgtatGGTTTGGCAACAGTGGCTAAAACGAACATCGACCAGAAAACTGGCAATGAATTTGCAGTTACAAGTAATGGACATAAAAAGAGCGAGCTAGCTTTGTGCTAGCCAACACACACCTAGCCATATTTTAGCAGCTAGTCACAACTGCTTCAAATGCAGTGAAGATATGTGTGCaattcacattttgacataACAGTAAAGATGAAAGATTCCTGGCACAACAAAATATAAGACTTGTGATTAACTGACATACagccaaataattatttttaatgaatttaatacTTTTAAGGCATTCATTTTTAGATACACAAATTTGAGGCCTTTTAAGGACGTGCTGACATTTTGCATGACCACTTTGAAGACggtaatcatatttttatttaaattttttttttacctattcCGAAGTGTTCGTTCCACATGGTGTGCAGACCAATGGTGGCTTCACTCATCTGCCTCTTCAGCTCCTCAAAAGATACGTTTAGTTTAAATTCCACCCTGTCTGCGACGCCCAGCTCCTGGCAAAGTCCCCGAAGCATGAGAACTCTGTCTTCATCTTCCTGGTTCCTGCATCCGCCTATCAAGACGAGCTTCAACCCCtccctgacccctgacctctccCTCCTTCTGTCCCAAACCTTCTTGAAGGCCCTGATCTGCAGCCGGTGATCCTTCTCTGGCCTGAATTGGCCGACGGAAACAATGGAGTGGCACTTCCTGTCCCCGTCCTCCTCCAGCGGGATGTCCAGGAAGGCGCTGACGTCGCAGGGCGGGTACACCACGCTGGTGCGGTTGGGGGAGCGCCACAGAGACAGGATGTGATCGAGGGTCCAGGAGGAGTTGACCATGATGACGTCGCTGCAGGAGCCGGCCATCCCATAGAGAACGGCGAAGAGGCAGTAGTAGACCAACTTAAAGGCGCTCAGGAACAGACTGTTTGAGATGAAGTCTGGGTTGTTGAACCTGAGACAATCACACTTTGTTAGCTTAGTGCATAGAAAGCAGCATCAGTTTGGTAAAAGCAGATAGACTTTACCTTGGGTTCC
This window harbors:
- the alg11 gene encoding GDP-Man:Man(3)GlcNAc(2)-PP-Dol alpha-1,2-mannosyltransferase, whose amino-acid sequence is MSAHDQLVMYLCEITRLLWKLLLPLLLLCMLLVAVLVLLVLAVRLWLQSSRNARRAREGRPTVAFFHPYCNAGGGGERVLWCAIRALQNRYADINFVVYTGDLGVTGQQILEGARQRFNIVLPRPVRFIFLQHRVLVEPGLFPHFTLLGQSVGSIFLGWEALTELVPDLYIDSMGYAFTLPLFRYLGGCSVGSYVHYPTISTDMLSVVRERNPRFNNPDFISNSLFLSAFKLVYYCLFAVLYGMAGSCSDVIMVNSSWTLDHILSLWRSPNRTSVVYPPCDVSAFLDIPLEEDGDRKCHSIVSVGQFRPEKDHRLQIRAFKKVWDRRRERSGVREGLKLVLIGGCRNQEDEDRVLMLRGLCQELGVADRVEFKLNVSFEELKRQMSEATIGLHTMWNEHFGIGVVECMAAGKVILAHKSGGPKLDIVRPFDGGQTGFLAEDEDSYAEAIDKILALPPDSRLQIRRNARQSVARFSDQEFEACFLAAMEPLMGTLER